The DNA window TTAACCAGCCGCGCGCCGAGGCCCACGCTCAGGACCTCAGCGACGCCGCGGCCTATCTGCCGGGGATGATGACCATCTCCACCCGCGAGGCCAGCGACTGCGCCGATGTCGACATCGCGGTGATCACCGTCTCCGGCGGCGCGCTGCGCCCCGGCCAGAGCCGTCTCGATGAACTGACCACTACCGCGAAAATCGTCAAGAGCATTGTGCCGACCATGATGGCCAACGGGTTTAACGGCATCTTCCTGGTGGCCACCAACCCGTGTGACATCATCACCTGGCAGGTATGGCAGCTCTCCGGTCTGCCGCGCAGCCAGGTGCTGGGCACCGGCGTCTGGCTGGATACCACCCGCCTGCGTCGTCTGCTGGCGCAGGAGCTGAACATTGGCGCCCAGAGCATCGACGCTTTTATCCTCGGCGAGCACGGCGATACCCAGTTTCCGGTATGGTCGCACTCCTCGGTATATGGCACGCCGATCGCCGACCTCTACCAGCAACGCACCGGCCGGCCGCTCGACCGGGAGGCGATGGCCGACAAAGTGCGCAAGCTGGGGTTTGAGATCTACGCCGGCAAAGGCTGTACGGAATATGGCGTGGCAGGCACCATCGCCGAGATCTGCCGCAATATTTTTACCGGCAGCCACCGCGCGCTGGCGGTCTCCTGCATTCTTGACGGTGAGTACGGGGTCAGCGGCGCGGCGGCTGGGGTGCCGGCGGTGCTGGCCCAGGGGGGCGTGGAGCAGATTATCGAACTGCGGCTGGCCGGCGAAGAACAGGCGAAGTTCAGCCAGTCGGTTGCGGTGATCAAAGCCAATATCGCGCGTCTGCCCTGACGGCAGACGGCGGCGTCTGGATCAGTCGGCAATGATCAGCTGAGGGGAAAGGGTCACCAGCGCCTCGCGGGTCGCTTCCGGCAGGTGGCCGTCGGTGACGATATCGGTCAACGACTCCAGCGGGGCAATGTTGAAGAGTGACCAGGCGCCGTATTTGGAGCTGTCCGCCAGCAGAATGCGCCGGCGGGCATTGGCCATCAGATCGCGTTTCAGGGCGGCCTTCTCCTCCGTCGGGGCGGTGATCCCTTTCTCAAGGTCCCAGCCGTTGCAGCTGACGAAGGCGAGATCGGGCCAGATGGTCTGCAGCAGGCGGCGGCCGTGATCGCCGATGCACGACTGGCTGCTGTCATCGATGCGCCCGCCGATAATCGTCACTTCAATCTGCTTAAATTCCGACAAAAACAGGGCGATATGTAAATCGCTGGTGATCACCCGCAGCGGCAGATGGGTGATCTGCCGCGCCAGTTCAATCATGGTGGTGCCGGCATCAAGCACAATGGCGTCGCCGGCTTTCACCAGCGCTGCCGCCGCGCTGGCGATCGCCTGCTTTTCCAGCGGGCTGCGCTGGGCTTTCTCCAGCGTCGTCGGCTGGGCAGGAATAAACCGGTTCAACGTCACCCCGCCATGCGTGCGGCTGATCACCCCTTCCTGATCGAGTTTGATCAGGTCGCGGCGAATGGTGGCTGGCGAGGCGTTGGTCGCCGCCACCAGCTGGTCGACTGTCACCAGATTATGGCTTTTCAGGAAGTCCATAATCTGCTCTAACCGGTTATATCCCTTCATGTTATTCCTGCGCGATCTGCATGGCGAGCTCAATGGAGGTTGCCATGCTCTCAGACTTCGCTTTACCTGTCCAGGCAATATCAAACGCGGTGCCATGATCCGCAGAGGTGCGGATAAACGGCAGCCCGGCGGTGATATTGACCCCATCATAGAATCCCAGCAGCTTCAGCGGAATATGCCCCTGGTCGTGATACATCGCCACGACCATGTCGTACATCCCCTCATGACACTGCATAAACACCGTGTCCGGCGGACAGGGGCCGGTTACCTCCACTCCCTGCTCCCGCATGGCGGCAACCGCGGGGGCGACGATGCGGATCTCTTCATCACCAAACAGGCCGTTCTCCCCGGCGTGCGGGTTCACGCCGGCGACCGCAATGCGCGGACGCTGATAGCCGACGCGGCGCAGAAAGCGATCCGCCACGCCAATCACTGTCTCAATCCGCGGCTGGTTGAGGGTGTCAAGGAACTGGCGCAGGGCGATATGGGTGGTGATATGGATTACCTTAAGCTTTTCGGTATACAGCACCATGGCGTAATCGGTGGTTTGCGTCAGGTGGGCCAACAGTTCCGTATGGCCGGGAAAAGCATGCCCCGCCAGATGCAGCGCCTCTTTATTCAACGGCGCGGTGGCGATGGCCGCGACGGCGCCCTCCAGCGCGAGGCGGGTCGCCCGCTTAATGCAGCGAAACGCCAGATCCCCGGCCTGGGCCTGCACTTCGCCAGGACGCAGCCCCTGCGGGTCGCTGAGCGGCTCATCGATGACGTTAATCGTCGCCGGGGCAAAGCTTGCCTCGGCGGGATGGTCAATGATGCGCAGCTCCGCCCGCGGGGTGATGTTCAACGCCAGGATACGCCGCAGCGTCTGCGCGCAGCCCACCACCACCACCGGCGCGCCGCTCAGCGCCCCTTCGGCGAGGGATTTGATAATAATCTCCGGACCAATCCCTGCCGGGTCGCCCATTGTGACTGCAATGATGTTAGACACTCAGTTTCTCCTCAATAAAATTCACAACATGTAATAGCGTGGTGTCGGTGCCGAATCCTCCGGCTTTAGTCATCACCGGCCGCGACCAGCGGCCGCCGAGGAAGTATCCGTATGGGACGCACTCCGCGACCCGGCCGCGGATCTGAAAACCGCTGGCGCCGAGCGCCTGAGCCACGGCGATGGCCACATCGCCACCGGAGAGATACAGCGCACCAGGGGGGCACAGCGCCACCGCCTGTGCCGTAACGTCGGCAAGCCAGGCGCAGATGTGCTCCCCGTAGGCCGCACGGCTGAGACCGCGTTCGCGGCACTGGGCTTCAATCCCGTGCCGGACGGCGTTATTCGGGTGGGTGGTCACCACGCAGTGATCCCCCTCACGCAGCACCTCGGCGATCCGCGAGGCTACCTCCTTCGGCGATCCGCTAAAGGCCTGTTCGACATCAATTTCGATCTTTCTCACTCGGGAATGAGCCTGCAGCGCAGCGACCTGGCGCTGCGCCATCTCGCTCATCGAGCCGACCACCGCCAGCAGCGGCCCCTGCTCGCTGCGGCGCAGGCGGCGCGCCAGCGCCTCGCAAAGGCCTGCCGAGCCGACCAGCAGGGTCTCCTGCGCATGAGGAGCGACGGCGTCAATAACCTGATCCAGATGACGCTCTTCCCAGGCGTCGATAATCAGTACCTGCCTCGCTTCGCCTGCCGTCGCTAACGCTCCCGGAAGCTGGGCGGCGCTCAGCGACCGGCTCGGCAGCCGGCTCTGCATGGCGAGAATGCCGGCAATATCCGCCCGGCTAACCGGCGTCTTCGGATCGCTGGCAAATTCGGTGTGATCGAGGGGTATCCCGTGTACATAGCAGCGTCCATCCCGGGTATGCCGCCCGGCCGCCGGGTAAGCCGGCGCCACAACCGCCACCCGGCAGCCCTGCGCCGTCATCATCGCTTCCAGTTCGGCGCCGGGGTTGCCGCGCAGCGTGGAGTCGATCTTCTTTATCTGCCAGCGCGGGGCGAATCGCGCCGCGCCGCGCAGCAGAGCGGTGACCTTGTCGGCGGCCGCGCCGGCGGTCATCGCCCGGCTGTCGCTGTTGAGTATTAACGCCCGGGCGGATGACGCCTGCCCGGCGGAGAATGCCACTTCTACCGACATGCCCGCCTCCGCCAGGCTGACCCCGGCGTCATTGGCTCCGGTAAAGTCATCTGCCAGCACCAGCACGCTGTTATTGCCGTCTTTCATTGTCCTGCCTTCTGGTCGTTGTAAACGTTGCAAACCTGAAATTGATTATATTCAATCATATTTGATTAAATGTGAGCAAGCTCAAGTTATTAAACCGCCGTATAAATTATAACTTTTCCCCACCAGACGAGTAGAACGACTCGTGAATGATTGAATTCAATCAACCACTACCAAGGAGAAACGCGTGGCGACGATACACAGCACGATCATCAGCGGGGCTGGCGCCTCATCGGCCCTGCTCCCGCTGCTGGCAGATAAAACCCGTATCCTGCTGGTGACCGACCAGAACGTCGGGGCGCTGGAGGCGACCCGGGCGATCCATCGCCTGCTGGCGGCTGACGGGCGCCAGGTTGAGGTCATTAACAGTGTGCCTGCCGAGCCCAGTCATCAGGATGTGGCGGAGATCGTCAGCCAGCTGGGCGCTTCTCAACCGCAGATGGTCGTCGGCATTGGCGGTGGGAGCGTACTGGACGTGGCGAAACTGCTGTCGGTGCTGCTGCATCCGCAAGCCCCCACTCTGACGGCCCTGCTGGCGGGTGAACAGCCGCAACGACGGCTATGCTCCCTGCTGATCCCTGCCACCGCCGGGACCGGCTCCGAAGCAACGCCGAACGCTATTCTGGCGATCCCCGAGCAGCAGACCAAAGTGGGGATCATCTCCCCGGTGCTGCTCCCGGACTACGTCGCCCTGCTGCCGGAGCTGACCACCAGCATGCCGGCCAGCATCGCAGCCTCGACCGGGATCGATGCTCTGTGCCATCTGCTGGAGTGTTTCACCTCCACCGTGGCCAACCCGGTAAGCGATAACGCGGCGTTAATCGGTTTACACAAGCTGGTGCGTCATATCGAACGCTCGGTGGATCAGCCGCAGGATCTGACGGCGAAGCTGGAGATGCTCTGGGCCTCGTGGTACGGCGGCGCGGCGATCAACTATGCCGGCACCCATCTGGTGCATGCGCTCTCCTATCCGCTCGGCGGCACCTGGCACCTGCCGCACGGGGTGGCCAACGCCATTCTGCTGGCGCCCTGCATGCGGGTGGTCCGCCCCCACGCGGTGGCGAAGTTCGCTCAGGTCTGGGATCTGATCCCCGACGCGGACCTCACCCTCAGCGAGGAAGAGAAATCCCATGCGCTGGTGGCATGGCTGGCGGCGCTGGTCAAACGCTTACCGCTGCCCGATAACCTCGCCGCGCTCGGCGTTCCCGCAGACAGTATCCCCGCCCTCAGCGCGGCGGCGCAGAACGTGAAGCGCCTGATGAATAACGCCCCCTGCAGCGTCAGCCGTGAAGAGATCGCGGCTATCTACCAGACGCTGTTTCCGGAACATGCCTAACAGGAGAAAGTCAAATGAGGAGAGCCATTAGCGGCGTACTCACCGCCATCGTTACCCCCTTTACCACTGAGGGAGCCCTTAACCTGCCAGCGCTGCAGCAGCAGGTGCAGCGCCAGATCGCCGCGGGCAACGGCATATTCTGCGGCGGCACCAACGGCGAGTTTTTTGTCCTCAATGAGGAAGAGAAGATCGCCGTCGCCAGAACCTGCGTGGAGGCGGCCGCCGGTCGCGCGCCGGTGGTAGCCCACATCGGGGAGGTTTCCACGCGGGAGACCCGCCGGCTTGGCCAGCAGATCGCCCGCCTCGGGGTTGACGCGGTATCGGCCATTACCCCGTGGTTCGTGCCCCTGAAGCAGGAAGAGCTGATAAACCACTATACGGCAATCGCCGACGCCCTGAGCGTCCCGCTCTTTCTTTACAACATTCCCGCCCGCACCGGTAACACCCTTGCGCCGGAGACAGCGCGTAAGCTGGCGCAGCACGACAATATCATTGGCATCAAGGATAGCGCCGGCAGCTACGACAGTCTGAAAGGCTTTCTTGACGCGGTACGCGACATTGACGGTTTCGACGTTCTCAACGGCCCGGACTCGCTTATCCATCAGGGGTTTGTCGACGGCTGCTCAGCCTGCATCTCGGGGCTTGCCAACGTCGCGCCTGCCGAGATCAACGCTATCTGGTCGCTGTTCCATGCTGGAGATATCGCCGGATCGCGCCAGGCGCAGGAGCGGGTAACGGGCCTGCGCACCGACCTTTACAAGGTAGCGTTCTCACCCGCGGCGGTGAAAAAAGCGCTGCAGCTGATGGGCCATGAGGTGGGCGACAGCCGCTACGCGGTGCAGTTTAGTGACCAGCAGCTGCAAGAAATACGCGGCATCATTGCCCGTTATTTAGCGTAATACCCGCTGCGTTTCGTAAATAAAACAGACCGGGTACTGCCGTACCCAGGATTCGTACGCCCAGAGAGAGGCTAAGATGAATCATTTTACCGCTGAAGATACCTTTATTATTGTCGGCATTGTCATTGCCTATATTCTGTTTACCACCTGGCTGACATTCCGTATTCGTAGTAAGAATTCCGGGGATTTTATGGAAGGCTCGCGCGCCATGCCGGCCTTTATTGTCGGTATATTACTGATGTCGGAATATATTGGCGCCAAATCAACCATCGGTACCGCTCAGGCCGCCTTTGAGAGCGGAATTGCCGCCTCATGGTCCGTGCTGGGGGCGGCCATCGGCTTCCCGCTGTTCGGTTTGATTCTGGTAAAGCGCATCTATAACACCGGGAAAATCACCATATCCGGGGCTATCGCTGAGAAATATGGCACCAGTACCAAAAATATTATCTCCCTGATCATGATTTATGCGCTGTTGCTGGTTAACGTAGGCAACTACGTCAGCGGCGCTGCGGCTATTTCCACCGTCTTAAAAGTCAACTTACCCGTGGCCGCCTTTATTACCGCCATCGTCAGTACCTTCTATTTCGCCTTCGGCGGCATGAAAGGCGTCGCCTGGGTCACCATGTTACACAGCGCGTTAAAATACGCTGGTCTGCTGATCATTCTGGGTTTTGCTCTGTCCAAAACCGGCGGCTTCACGCCGATGATTGAGAAGATGCCGGATTACTACTGGACGTGGGATGGCAACATTGGCGCTGGCACTATCTTCGCCTGGCTTATCGGCACTATCGGCTCCATCTTCTGCACCCAGTTTGTTATCCAGGCGATCAGCTCCACCAAAGACGTCCGGTCAGCAAAGCGCTCCACGTGGATCGCCTTCTTTTTCTGCCTGCCCATCGCCCTTGCCATCGCCATCATCGGCGTGGCGGCGAAGTATCTGCATCCAGAAATCAACAGCCTGTACGCCCTGCCGGTATTTCTGCAGGACATGAATCCCTGGCTGGCGGGACTCGTGACAACGTCACTTGTGGCCTCGATATTCGTCAGCGTAAGTACCGTTGCTCTGGCCATTGCCTCGCTGGTGGTGAAAGATTTCTACGTACCATGGCGTAACCCAACTCCGGACCAGGAGTTCAGAGCCACGCGCTGGGCATCGTTAATTATCGGCTTCCTGCCGCTGATCTTTGTGCTGCTGGTGCCGGAAGTGCTGAAACTCTCCTTCTTCACCCGCGCCATCCGCCTGTCCATTACCGTAGTAGCGGTCATCGCCTTCTATGCCCCCTTCTTCAGGAGCACCCGCGGCGCCAATGCCGGTCTGATCGGCGCCTGCGTGGTGACCTCCGTCTGGTATTTACTTGGCGATCCGTTCGGCATCAATAACATGTATATCGCCCTGGCGACCCCGGCGATCATTATGGTCATCGATCGCCTGATCCCGAATAAATCACAATCATCCCCTGCCCCTGTTGAGCAACGTGGAGTCTAAAACATGTCCGCAATTCCTTCTTTCGACGGCGTCATTCGCCAGCACCAGCAAGATGAACATATCGCATGGGCGATGCTCCCCAACGCCTGCCCGCAAAATCATGCCGCCAACCTGCTTCAGCTGGAAGATGGCTGCCTGATGTGCGTCTGGTTCGGCGGCTCCCAGGAGGGGAAAGCCGACATTTCGATCTGGGGTTCGCGGTTAGCCCCCGGCAGCGATCGCTGGAGCGAAGCGGTTAAGCTCTCCGACGATCCTGACCGCTCGGAACAAAATCCGGTGCTGTTTCAGGCGCCGGACCAGGTAGTGTGGCTGTTATGGACGGCGCAATTCGCCGGCAACCAGGATACCGCCATTGTGCGCTACCGCCAGTCACACGACGGCGGGCAAAGCTGGGGACCCATCGATACCCTGTTGGATCAGCCCGGTACCTTTATTCGCCAGCCGATTAGCGTCATGCCTGACGGCAGCTGGCTGCTGCCGGTGTTTTACTGCCGCACTGCACCCGGCGAGAAATGGGTGGGTAACAATGACGTCAGCGCGGTGAAGATCTCCTCCGACGGCGGCAGAAGCTGGCGCGACGTGGCGGTCCCGGAGAGTCTTGGCTGCGTCCATATGAGCATCACCGCGCATCCCGACGGCGGACTGGCGGCCTTCTTTCGCAGTCGCTGGGCGGATCACATCTGGTTCAGCCGCTCCAGCGACCAGGGTGAAAGCTGGTCTGCGCCGGTGCCAACGACGCTGCCGAACAACAACTCGTCCATTCAGGCGACGACTCTCGACAATGGCGAACTGGCGCTGGTGTTTAATAATATGAGCGCCGCCGGGGCCACCGAACGCCGAGCCTCACTGTACGATGAAATTGCGGATGACGATGGCCGTAAGGAGCCGGAAACAACCGGAAAAAGCGCCTTCTGGGGCGCGCCCCGCGCGCCGATGACGGTGGCGATCTCGCCTGACGGCGGCAAAAGCTGGCCGTGGCTGCGTAATCTTGACGAGGGTGACGGCTACTGCATGACCAATAATTCGGAGCAGAAGCTGAACCGGGAGTTCTCCTACCCCAGCATCAAACAGGGAGCAGACGGTAATTTGCATATCGCCTACACCTGGTACCGCCAGGCGATCAAGTATGTTCGCGTTTCGCCACAGTGGGTGAAAGGAGAAAGCGCATGATTATCGGTA is part of the Klebsiella quasipneumoniae subsp. quasipneumoniae genome and encodes:
- a CDS encoding sodium:solute symporter family protein, with the protein product MNHFTAEDTFIIVGIVIAYILFTTWLTFRIRSKNSGDFMEGSRAMPAFIVGILLMSEYIGAKSTIGTAQAAFESGIAASWSVLGAAIGFPLFGLILVKRIYNTGKITISGAIAEKYGTSTKNIISLIMIYALLLVNVGNYVSGAAAISTVLKVNLPVAAFITAIVSTFYFAFGGMKGVAWVTMLHSALKYAGLLIILGFALSKTGGFTPMIEKMPDYYWTWDGNIGAGTIFAWLIGTIGSIFCTQFVIQAISSTKDVRSAKRSTWIAFFFCLPIALAIAIIGVAAKYLHPEINSLYALPVFLQDMNPWLAGLVTTSLVASIFVSVSTVALAIASLVVKDFYVPWRNPTPDQEFRATRWASLIIGFLPLIFVLLVPEVLKLSFFTRAIRLSITVVAVIAFYAPFFRSTRGANAGLIGACVVTSVWYLLGDPFGINNMYIALATPAIIMVIDRLIPNKSQSSPAPVEQRGV
- a CDS encoding dihydrodipicolinate synthase family protein yields the protein MRRAISGVLTAIVTPFTTEGALNLPALQQQVQRQIAAGNGIFCGGTNGEFFVLNEEEKIAVARTCVEAAAGRAPVVAHIGEVSTRETRRLGQQIARLGVDAVSAITPWFVPLKQEELINHYTAIADALSVPLFLYNIPARTGNTLAPETARKLAQHDNIIGIKDSAGSYDSLKGFLDAVRDIDGFDVLNGPDSLIHQGFVDGCSACISGLANVAPAEINAIWSLFHAGDIAGSRQAQERVTGLRTDLYKVAFSPAAVKKALQLMGHEVGDSRYAVQFSDQQLQEIRGIIARYLA
- a CDS encoding DeoR/GlpR family DNA-binding transcription regulator; translation: MKGYNRLEQIMDFLKSHNLVTVDQLVAATNASPATIRRDLIKLDQEGVISRTHGGVTLNRFIPAQPTTLEKAQRSPLEKQAIASAAAALVKAGDAIVLDAGTTMIELARQITHLPLRVITSDLHIALFLSEFKQIEVTIIGGRIDDSSQSCIGDHGRRLLQTIWPDLAFVSCNGWDLEKGITAPTEEKAALKRDLMANARRRILLADSSKYGAWSLFNIAPLESLTDIVTDGHLPEATREALVTLSPQLIIAD
- a CDS encoding sialidase family protein; its protein translation is MSAIPSFDGVIRQHQQDEHIAWAMLPNACPQNHAANLLQLEDGCLMCVWFGGSQEGKADISIWGSRLAPGSDRWSEAVKLSDDPDRSEQNPVLFQAPDQVVWLLWTAQFAGNQDTAIVRYRQSHDGGQSWGPIDTLLDQPGTFIRQPISVMPDGSWLLPVFYCRTAPGEKWVGNNDVSAVKISSDGGRSWRDVAVPESLGCVHMSITAHPDGGLAAFFRSRWADHIWFSRSSDQGESWSAPVPTTLPNNNSSIQATTLDNGELALVFNNMSAAGATERRASLYDEIADDDGRKEPETTGKSAFWGAPRAPMTVAISPDGGKSWPWLRNLDEGDGYCMTNNSEQKLNREFSYPSIKQGADGNLHIAYTWYRQAIKYVRVSPQWVKGESA
- the dtnK gene encoding D-threonate kinase, translated to MKDGNNSVLVLADDFTGANDAGVSLAEAGMSVEVAFSAGQASSARALILNSDSRAMTAGAAADKVTALLRGAARFAPRWQIKKIDSTLRGNPGAELEAMMTAQGCRVAVVAPAYPAAGRHTRDGRCYVHGIPLDHTEFASDPKTPVSRADIAGILAMQSRLPSRSLSAAQLPGALATAGEARQVLIIDAWEERHLDQVIDAVAPHAQETLLVGSAGLCEALARRLRRSEQGPLLAVVGSMSEMAQRQVAALQAHSRVRKIEIDVEQAFSGSPKEVASRIAEVLREGDHCVVTTHPNNAVRHGIEAQCRERGLSRAAYGEHICAWLADVTAQAVALCPPGALYLSGGDVAIAVAQALGASGFQIRGRVAECVPYGYFLGGRWSRPVMTKAGGFGTDTTLLHVVNFIEEKLSV
- a CDS encoding L-lactate dehydrogenase, which produces MRTKARKVMIIGAGNVGASAAYALLNQSICEELILVDLNQPRAEAHAQDLSDAAAYLPGMMTISTREASDCADVDIAVITVSGGALRPGQSRLDELTTTAKIVKSIVPTMMANGFNGIFLVATNPCDIITWQVWQLSGLPRSQVLGTGVWLDTTRLRRLLAQELNIGAQSIDAFILGEHGDTQFPVWSHSSVYGTPIADLYQQRTGRPLDREAMADKVRKLGFEIYAGKGCTEYGVAGTIAEICRNIFTGSHRALAVSCILDGEYGVSGAAAGVPAVLAQGGVEQIIELRLAGEEQAKFSQSVAVIKANIARLP
- a CDS encoding iron-containing alcohol dehydrogenase, translating into MATIHSTIISGAGASSALLPLLADKTRILLVTDQNVGALEATRAIHRLLAADGRQVEVINSVPAEPSHQDVAEIVSQLGASQPQMVVGIGGGSVLDVAKLLSVLLHPQAPTLTALLAGEQPQRRLCSLLIPATAGTGSEATPNAILAIPEQQTKVGIISPVLLPDYVALLPELTTSMPASIAASTGIDALCHLLECFTSTVANPVSDNAALIGLHKLVRHIERSVDQPQDLTAKLEMLWASWYGGAAINYAGTHLVHALSYPLGGTWHLPHGVANAILLAPCMRVVRPHAVAKFAQVWDLIPDADLTLSEEEKSHALVAWLAALVKRLPLPDNLAALGVPADSIPALSAAAQNVKRLMNNAPCSVSREEIAAIYQTLFPEHA
- a CDS encoding D-threonate 4-phosphate dehydrogenase: MSNIIAVTMGDPAGIGPEIIIKSLAEGALSGAPVVVVGCAQTLRRILALNITPRAELRIIDHPAEASFAPATINVIDEPLSDPQGLRPGEVQAQAGDLAFRCIKRATRLALEGAVAAIATAPLNKEALHLAGHAFPGHTELLAHLTQTTDYAMVLYTEKLKVIHITTHIALRQFLDTLNQPRIETVIGVADRFLRRVGYQRPRIAVAGVNPHAGENGLFGDEEIRIVAPAVAAMREQGVEVTGPCPPDTVFMQCHEGMYDMVVAMYHDQGHIPLKLLGFYDGVNITAGLPFIRTSADHGTAFDIAWTGKAKSESMATSIELAMQIAQE